From a region of the Lactuca sativa cultivar Salinas chromosome 4, Lsat_Salinas_v11, whole genome shotgun sequence genome:
- the LOC111879981 gene encoding uncharacterized protein At2g29880-like, whose product MCKVIMIKQEASGSEKEQVKWSDKMDYAYIQAMIKQQETGNRVNGSFTPTAYAQMVEELSTKHQMDITKSHLKNRYKTLKKHFSQWYDLFRGISLSGFSWNSSTQLIEAEEEVWDNLIKSKPEAASLRTKKIAYFDEMLVLFARDRASGAHAETTKERNARLNKNENIQVETIKEVDDMLANNEIHLENEYVDLDDDIQDVIPPPFSQERSSGAKKCKSKKRKFEDDEEEEDINSKIMKSVDNVASVIREGNIIFDRAYPREYTGEEIYRELELVGLEPHELPRALNFLATNQAKDSRTLFSCPLQIRMGVLKDMMGARD is encoded by the exons ATGTGCAAAGTCATCATGATCAAACAGGAAGCTAGTGGTAGTGAAAAGGAACAAGTTAAATGGTCAGATAAAATGGATTATGCGTACATCCAAGCAATGATTAAACAACAAGAGACGGGCAATAGGGTGAATGGTAGTTTCACACCAACTGCATATGCTCAAATGGTTGAGGAGTTGAGCACAAAGCATCAAATGGatattaccaaaagtcatttgaAGAATCGCTACAAAaccttaaaaaaacatttttcgcAATGGTACGATCTGTTTAGGGGAATTTCATTGAGCGGGTTCTCTTGGAATTCGTCTACTCAACTAATAGAAGCGGAGGAAGAAGTATGGGATAATTTAATAAAA TCAAAACCTGAGGCTGCGTCGTTAAGGACAAAAAAGATTGCATACTTCGATGAGATGTTGGTATTATTTGCAAGGGATAGGGCATCTGGTGCACATGCTGAAACAACGAAAGAAAGAAATGCCcgattaaataaaaatgaaaatattcaaGTTGAAACAATTAAAGAAGTTGATGACATGTTAGCTAACAATGAAATTCATTTGGAGAACGAATATGTTGATCTTGATGATGACATTCAGGATGTTATTCCACCTCCTTTTTCACAAGAACGGTCTTCAGGTGCAAAGAAGTGTAAGAgtaaaaagagaaaatttgaagacgacgaagaagaagaagatattaACTCAAAGATAATGAAATCGGTTGATAATGTGGCTAGTGTTATCAGGGAGGGTAATATAATTTTTGATAGAGCTTATCCTCGGGAATATACAGGGGAAGAAATTTATAGAGAATTGGAGTTGGTGGGTTTGGAACCCCATGAATTACCGAGGGCTCTAAATTTTTTGGCAACAAATCAAGCAAAAGATAGTAGGACATTGTTCAGTTGTCCCCTTCAGATACGGATGGGTGTCCTCAAAGATATGATGGGTGCACGTGATTGA